One segment of Thermococcus profundus DNA contains the following:
- the trm5b gene encoding tRNA (guanine(37)-N1)-methyltransferase Trm5b, which produces MLAVKVPKREAEKVRRKLLELGVLAKGYSPKREGDFVFFPVTEPVEGFELVEAEFEKTEKRPHSYREVVEVPNELRPLLPSSFDIIGDIAIIELPKELMEHGKAIGKAILKVHRHIKAVFAKGSKVSGEYRVRELIHLAGEKRTETLHRENGIRLRLDVARVYYTPRLATERMRVFEKTRPGEIVFDMFAGVGPYSILLAKKAKLVFACDLNPWAIKYLEENRRLNKAFNVIPILGDVRKVAGRVKADRVVMNLPKFADMFLKEALMSVKSGGVVHYYGFGPEEDLFSEHEAKIKAVARELGLKVEFLDERKVRPYAPRQFNIAIDFRVE; this is translated from the coding sequence ATGCTCGCCGTAAAAGTCCCCAAGCGCGAAGCAGAGAAGGTTAGAAGAAAGCTCCTCGAACTTGGCGTTCTGGCTAAAGGGTACTCTCCAAAGCGCGAAGGCGATTTTGTGTTCTTCCCCGTCACGGAGCCGGTCGAGGGATTTGAACTCGTCGAGGCCGAGTTTGAGAAGACCGAAAAAAGGCCCCACAGCTACCGTGAGGTTGTGGAAGTTCCTAACGAGCTGAGGCCCCTCCTCCCGAGTTCGTTTGACATAATAGGAGACATCGCGATAATCGAGCTCCCGAAGGAACTAATGGAACACGGAAAAGCCATCGGGAAGGCTATCCTCAAAGTCCACCGCCACATAAAGGCTGTTTTTGCAAAGGGAAGTAAGGTTTCAGGGGAGTACCGCGTGAGGGAATTGATCCATCTGGCGGGTGAGAAAAGAACCGAAACGCTCCACCGCGAGAACGGGATAAGGCTGAGGCTCGACGTTGCGAGGGTTTACTACACGCCGAGGCTCGCCACAGAGAGGATGAGGGTCTTCGAGAAGACCCGGCCGGGAGAGATAGTCTTTGACATGTTCGCCGGCGTTGGACCATACTCAATCCTCCTGGCGAAGAAGGCAAAGCTCGTCTTCGCCTGCGACCTCAACCCCTGGGCGATAAAATATCTCGAAGAGAACAGGAGGCTCAACAAAGCTTTCAACGTCATCCCCATCCTTGGAGATGTCAGGAAGGTCGCAGGCAGGGTGAAGGCCGACCGTGTTGTAATGAACCTCCCCAAGTTCGCGGATATGTTTTTGAAGGAGGCCCTGATGAGCGTTAAATCCGGCGGGGTCGTCCACTACTACGGCTTCGGTCCCGAGGAAGATCTTTTCTCCGAGCATGAGGCGAAGATAAAAGCTGTGGCGCGGGAACTGGGGCTAAAAGTGGAGTTCCTCGACGAGAGGAAGGTCCGTCCTTATGCGCCTAGGCAGTTCAACATCGCGATAGACTTCAGGGTTGAGTGA
- a CDS encoding ATP-binding protein, with protein MIERATWEEVISDYLELKVEYTRREIQVRLPRSRALAIVGPRRAGKTFFLFQLWDELDPERGRSLYVNFEDPRLMGATAEDLMEMLRSYYSLMSVPKGEKLLFLLDEVQVVEGWERFVRYALDMGHSVALTGSSSKLLSKEIATVLRGRAITVNLYPFSLSEVLRVKGLEKTLPGLEVRGKLLGAVRECLEWGCYPEVVFQQELRREILREILDVTIYRDVVERWRVDNLKALRFLFKLLASSSHTSITKLHSTMKSLGIAVGKPTLANYVEYLSDALVVFPLRAHVKSEKKKELLGFKPYFVDNGLLHVLGVSDRGRLLENLVFTELLKRDLTPNEDFFFYVTGGGGEVDFIIPGEELIQVSWKLHPENRERELSALIEASAETGIRELTVVTWEKGKERIAKPGGRVIRLLSVEEWIKKG; from the coding sequence ATGATTGAACGTGCAACATGGGAAGAGGTAATCTCGGACTATCTGGAGCTGAAGGTTGAGTATACCAGGCGGGAAATCCAGGTTAGACTCCCCCGGAGCCGCGCCCTGGCCATTGTCGGGCCGAGGCGTGCTGGAAAGACTTTCTTCCTCTTTCAGCTGTGGGACGAACTCGATCCGGAGAGGGGAAGAAGCCTCTACGTAAACTTCGAGGATCCACGCCTTATGGGGGCAACCGCTGAGGACTTGATGGAGATGCTGAGGAGCTATTACTCCCTGATGTCCGTTCCCAAAGGCGAGAAACTCCTTTTCCTGCTCGATGAAGTCCAGGTGGTTGAGGGCTGGGAGCGCTTCGTCAGGTACGCCCTCGATATGGGCCACAGTGTAGCCCTGACGGGTTCCTCCTCAAAGCTACTCTCAAAGGAGATAGCAACCGTCCTGAGGGGAAGGGCGATAACGGTGAACCTCTACCCCTTTTCGCTCTCGGAGGTTCTGAGGGTTAAGGGACTTGAGAAAACCCTTCCTGGTCTTGAGGTAAGGGGAAAGCTCTTGGGAGCCGTACGGGAATGCCTCGAGTGGGGCTGCTATCCGGAAGTCGTCTTTCAGCAGGAGCTCAGGCGCGAGATTCTGCGCGAGATCCTTGACGTCACAATTTACCGCGACGTTGTCGAGAGGTGGCGCGTTGACAACCTCAAAGCGCTGAGATTTCTCTTCAAGCTCCTGGCATCATCAAGCCACACCTCGATAACCAAGCTCCACTCCACTATGAAGAGCCTGGGCATAGCTGTCGGAAAGCCAACGCTGGCCAATTACGTTGAGTACCTCAGCGACGCCCTGGTTGTGTTCCCGCTCAGGGCCCACGTGAAGTCCGAAAAGAAGAAAGAACTCCTCGGCTTCAAGCCGTACTTCGTTGACAACGGCCTGCTCCATGTTCTCGGAGTCAGCGACCGCGGGAGGCTCCTGGAGAATCTCGTGTTCACCGAGCTTCTCAAGCGTGATCTCACGCCGAACGAGGACTTCTTCTTCTACGTAACCGGGGGTGGAGGGGAGGTTGACTTCATAATCCCCGGGGAGGAGCTGATACAGGTCTCGTGGAAACTCCATCCGGAAAACAGGGAGAGGGAGCTATCGGCACTTATTGAAGCCTCTGCCGAAACAGGGATTAGAGAGCTAACGGTGGTCACGTGGGAAAAGGGGAAAGAGCGGATTGCTAAGCCCGGGGGACGCGTTATCAGGCTTCTGTCCGTGGAGGAATGGATAAAGAAAGGGTAG
- a CDS encoding TldD/PmbA family protein — translation MENLIRFGEKFFDELEIAVYRSRDVSASVELNEISMASTRSGALTIIRGIKDKRLGLAIVDSDEPEKVKEAIEQAAKMAKLNSPDEKWVSLPGPGKYREKPKPNYELKEASPDALVDMLVKGVKLAREKDENLVVAGGEGGVSWEERRILNSHGIDVSQEGGAAFFFLEFVGRKGSVVTPGIFDFDARRDLNLDVEGVVERAAQKVQWAYNVLPSKNEEVPLILGPWAIAGLFSYALLPAFSGERLVKETTPLAGKVGEKIASDVITLYDDPFHPLSLEPVIADGEGVPTRKNVLIENGTFKGFVWDNYWAKVYGTESTGNGKRDTKSGGISIGFHSVVIENGKRPLEDIISEIDRGYLVDGLQGAHSSNPDNGNFAVTANPAFLIEDGEVKGASVFLIAGNVYELLQQASEVTKEQTIMPFMATMITPHIKFEGVKIAGK, via the coding sequence ATGGAGAATCTCATACGCTTCGGCGAGAAGTTTTTCGACGAGCTTGAGATAGCCGTTTACCGCTCAAGGGATGTCTCGGCTAGTGTTGAGCTCAACGAGATTTCGATGGCCTCGACGAGGAGCGGAGCCTTAACGATAATTCGCGGAATCAAGGACAAGCGCCTCGGGCTAGCTATTGTAGACAGCGACGAGCCCGAGAAGGTAAAGGAGGCCATAGAGCAGGCTGCCAAGATGGCGAAGCTTAATTCCCCCGACGAAAAGTGGGTCTCCCTGCCAGGGCCCGGAAAATACAGGGAGAAGCCGAAGCCTAACTACGAGCTCAAGGAGGCCTCGCCTGATGCCCTCGTTGATATGCTGGTCAAAGGTGTCAAGCTCGCCCGCGAGAAGGACGAGAACCTCGTCGTTGCCGGCGGTGAGGGCGGCGTGAGCTGGGAGGAGAGGAGAATCCTTAACTCCCATGGGATAGATGTCTCCCAAGAGGGCGGAGCGGCGTTCTTCTTCCTCGAGTTCGTCGGGAGGAAGGGAAGCGTTGTAACACCGGGGATATTCGACTTCGACGCGAGGAGAGACCTCAACCTCGACGTTGAGGGGGTTGTTGAGAGAGCCGCCCAGAAGGTCCAGTGGGCCTACAACGTCCTGCCGAGCAAGAACGAGGAAGTGCCGCTGATCCTCGGCCCGTGGGCGATTGCCGGGCTCTTCAGTTATGCCCTGCTTCCGGCCTTCAGCGGTGAACGCTTAGTCAAGGAGACCACGCCGCTCGCCGGAAAGGTTGGGGAGAAGATAGCGAGTGATGTAATTACCCTCTACGACGACCCGTTCCACCCGCTCTCCCTTGAACCTGTTATAGCGGACGGTGAAGGCGTCCCGACGAGGAAGAACGTTCTCATTGAAAACGGAACCTTCAAGGGCTTCGTCTGGGACAACTACTGGGCAAAGGTTTACGGCACTGAGAGCACCGGAAACGGAAAGAGGGACACGAAGAGCGGCGGAATAAGCATAGGCTTCCACAGCGTCGTCATCGAGAACGGCAAGCGCCCCCTTGAGGACATAATCTCCGAAATAGATAGGGGCTACCTCGTTGACGGCCTCCAGGGTGCGCACTCAAGCAACCCGGACAACGGAAACTTCGCGGTAACGGCAAATCCAGCCTTCCTCATAGAGGACGGCGAGGTTAAGGGTGCGAGCGTCTTCCTGATAGCGGGTAACGTCTACGAGCTTCTCCAGCAGGCTAGTGAAGTCACCAAGGAGCAGACGATCATGCCCTTCATGGCCACGATGATAACGCCCCACATAAAGTTCGAGGGAGTTAAGATAGCGGGGAAGTGA